One part of the Flavobacterium johnsoniae UW101 genome encodes these proteins:
- a CDS encoding non-ribosomal peptide synthetase yields MSKKIIHTVFESVVQSQGSNIALQGDQGNISYQELNQYSNKLAHLLLNNNISRNDIATVYFSDPRLQVISLLGALKSGAIYLPIDKKYKRNHWEELYTTILPKVYITASEDLPLLHQFSDSFDYSIPFIITLLIDSHGALKHKLYAYSNKTYVDVTSKTPLSDENPNLEFGENDPNYIYFTSGSTGNPKAVLGCHKSLSHFIHWESKELGIKESDKIGLLPSFSFDASIQAVFMALINGSTLCLINSETKEDIIQLQNWIRNYNITVLHMVPTLFRILSIYSEGKDKNLSFPDLKYILLAGEKLYNKDVVNWRECHGNNTEIINFYGTTEATILSTFYRIEQELQGELSDVFCVGQPISNTAILILNKENKLCKIGEVGSIYIKTPFLTKGYYKNPELTADKFIQNPLTASTDIIYKTGDYGKYDSQRNTIVTGREDGLVKINGVRIDINTIEQTILKLKEVDMVKCLTYQQDLLNVILVCFYKSAAVNENDIRKHCLEYLSQYEMPSRFIALDEVPINANGKIDPVVLKKIIDDTLAADNNETEDETQADETEQKLIQIWKEILNVEKIRLKDNYLFLGGNSIKLIQLRLRIQQNFDVELSIYDLFTNPVLKEQAKLIAESKKSVFEAIPQVQAQEYYNLSSTQYRMWVVSQIESSSIAYNMPSAFLLKGEIDKLKFNEAFKNIIERHEILRTFFKSNQDGEVHQYITPVNEAAFEITEKDLSHFNSLEEIKPYLISLNAEPFNLEEAPLLRAYLIKVNENQHVFYFTMHHIIGDGWSSLILLKEIISTYNSLLNGNQTELEGLNIQFKDYVAWSQNETHLEKNKISENYWLDQFSGELPVLELPGFKKRPLIKTNNGNKIEHVYSAEFTKKLKSFSETQNVTLFMTLMAGINTLLSRYSGQDDIIVGTPVAGREHPDLENQIGPYLNTVAIRTKLEEQETFTSLLLKEKQLLLNSYQHQDYPFDELVWKLNLAQDSSRSFLFDVLVVLQNQNQVANLNISEELSGIKIEPVDFESNFSKFDLNFMFIEAENLNLSITYNTDIYDQFLIKRMFQHFEILLNQFTANPDVAVNKVDYLTENEKTQLLFDFNDLIVEYPKDKTIVDLFEEQAANNPNVTAIAFEEKNITYADLSKEVNALAAQLSEQNVERGDKIIICFNSHIEKAITGLLAVLKIGAVYVPVDSDYPLERIRFIVEDTKAKFVITNSLDAVIFKDVNADIIALDEQKEFENSKELVFEKINISDNAYVIYTSGSTGNPKGVVVSHRNINDYVFGLKSKIQIQKNDSFALMSTLATDLGNTVLFGSLLTGKTLHLFSKDSLRDVNYIQEYYENHSIDCIKIVPSYWKSLNLKSQSPNKMIIFGGEELTVDVVEQIKNEKPAITIVNHYGPTETTIGKLLHVVDLENSYDRIPIGRPFSNTNVFVVDQNFLLCPVGVEGELVIGGDGVSNGYLNNLQLTETQFVKDTLLQTEAKLYKTGDKVKQFPNGDIEYLGRFDDQVKIRGHRIELGEISRNLALIEGISQSIVTVGQNNEEKFLIAYYVSETQLDKKEIQSSLSKVLPEYMVPSYYVKLESLPLTSNGKINRKALPKISEKDIIRKEYVGPRNKTEEKLVQIWQEILKVETIGVTDNFFNLGGHSLLVVRILNLIKKEIGLNISVKTFFENPTIDALSGQLKGKETESFFIEKIAPADSYPVTASQKKFWLISQFEDASLAYNMLTVFRLEGNLIIPKFQESFIHLIERHESLRTSFKLNEDEELRQFIVPVEDLDFSINYVDLSSNETTEENLAAYVEKENAIRFDLEKAPLVRASLIKAAEGKFVFFISMHHIIGDGWSSELLVGEVVSIYNALIQEREVNLPELRIQYKDYAAWLNNEIEKEGYKISEKYWLDQFSGNLPTIELPGSKIRPSVKTYNGDYLGYEFSDSFSQQLRDFSTEQNVSLFMVLTAGINTLLSKYTGENDIVVGTPVAGREHPDLENQIGLYLNTLALRTKINQKNSFLELLQHEKEVILGAYENQLYPFDELIDKLQLKRDRSKALLFDILIVLHNQTKLNMEDDEKLVDLYIKPYASTRKTSQFDLSFRFSDNERLYLEINYNTDIYEKSFIEKVFTHFEALVFQLITKPEIKLELVDFLSEEDKREIEMSDYWKSVFKNEFSNVVFPFEKQTLEKLDKSGAQFQFSINEELKEGLEKLSDSNSGDLFTSVLFSLKTTVRKYIENDEVAFHISIPEEAPNEWHKLDLPFVTNISNDELLLDVYNDLNFRITELKENLFTDFQLAKKTADSFYKQNEAAVFNIKYNYHKNHDFQDWVQLESTEGNEFEKSIIFKEEAAITHNMSFDFYENESSVTCVLTYNADKYDKNQVVLFIERFKIVMNQIANTKEQFSKLTTREISFNYQKEKQAGKSKMLLEENF; encoded by the coding sequence ATGAGCAAAAAAATAATTCATACCGTATTTGAAAGTGTAGTACAAAGCCAAGGCAGCAATATTGCTTTGCAAGGCGATCAAGGAAATATATCATATCAGGAGCTAAATCAATATTCAAATAAGCTGGCGCATCTTTTGCTTAATAATAACATATCTAGAAATGATATTGCAACTGTTTATTTTTCAGATCCGAGATTACAGGTTATTTCATTACTTGGTGCTTTAAAGTCAGGAGCGATTTATCTGCCAATTGATAAAAAGTACAAACGCAATCATTGGGAAGAATTATATACCACAATACTTCCAAAAGTATATATTACTGCTTCAGAAGATCTTCCGCTGTTACATCAATTCAGTGACTCGTTCGATTATTCTATTCCATTTATCATAACATTATTAATTGATAGCCATGGAGCGTTAAAACATAAATTGTATGCCTATTCAAATAAAACATACGTAGATGTAACGAGCAAAACTCCTTTATCTGACGAAAATCCAAATTTAGAATTTGGAGAGAATGATCCTAATTATATTTATTTCACTTCAGGTTCAACCGGCAATCCAAAAGCCGTTTTGGGCTGTCATAAAAGTCTGAGTCATTTTATACACTGGGAATCTAAAGAGCTGGGTATAAAAGAATCAGATAAAATAGGATTACTGCCTTCTTTTTCATTTGATGCTTCAATCCAGGCTGTTTTTATGGCGTTGATTAACGGAAGCACACTTTGTTTAATTAATTCTGAAACGAAAGAAGATATTATTCAACTGCAAAACTGGATAAGAAATTATAATATTACGGTGCTTCACATGGTGCCAACCTTATTCAGGATTTTGAGTATTTATTCTGAAGGTAAAGACAAAAATCTTTCATTTCCTGATTTGAAATACATATTGCTGGCAGGAGAAAAATTATATAACAAAGATGTTGTAAACTGGAGAGAATGTCACGGAAACAACACAGAAATTATCAATTTCTACGGAACTACAGAAGCTACAATTCTTAGCACATTTTATAGAATAGAACAAGAACTTCAAGGGGAATTATCTGATGTGTTTTGTGTTGGACAGCCAATTTCAAATACTGCCATATTAATTTTAAATAAAGAAAATAAACTTTGCAAGATTGGCGAAGTAGGAAGTATTTACATAAAAACGCCATTTTTAACAAAAGGATATTACAAAAATCCGGAGCTGACAGCTGATAAATTTATACAAAATCCGTTAACTGCTTCAACAGATATTATTTATAAAACAGGCGATTACGGAAAATATGATTCGCAGCGAAATACTATCGTTACAGGAAGAGAAGATGGTTTGGTAAAAATTAATGGGGTTCGTATTGATATTAATACAATCGAGCAGACTATCCTGAAATTAAAAGAGGTCGATATGGTAAAATGCCTTACCTATCAACAAGATTTACTAAATGTAATTTTGGTATGTTTTTATAAATCAGCAGCTGTTAATGAAAACGACATTAGAAAACACTGTCTTGAGTATTTATCTCAATATGAAATGCCTTCTCGTTTTATTGCCCTTGACGAAGTGCCAATTAATGCTAATGGTAAAATTGATCCGGTTGTCCTGAAAAAAATAATCGACGATACATTAGCTGCAGATAATAATGAAACTGAAGATGAAACTCAAGCTGATGAAACAGAACAAAAACTAATTCAGATCTGGAAAGAAATATTAAATGTTGAAAAAATCAGACTAAAGGATAACTATTTGTTTTTAGGAGGAAACAGTATTAAACTTATTCAATTAAGACTTAGAATTCAGCAAAATTTTGATGTAGAACTCAGCATTTATGATTTATTTACTAATCCGGTTTTAAAAGAACAGGCAAAACTAATCGCAGAATCGAAGAAATCTGTTTTCGAGGCTATTCCACAAGTACAAGCTCAGGAATATTACAATTTATCTTCAACACAATACAGAATGTGGGTTGTTTCGCAAATAGAAAGCAGTTCTATTGCATATAATATGCCTAGTGCTTTCTTATTAAAGGGAGAAATTGACAAGTTAAAATTCAACGAAGCATTTAAAAATATTATTGAACGTCATGAAATCCTGCGAACTTTTTTCAAATCAAATCAGGATGGAGAAGTTCACCAATATATTACACCAGTAAACGAAGCCGCTTTTGAAATTACTGAAAAGGATCTGTCGCATTTTAATTCATTAGAAGAAATTAAACCTTACCTAATCAGCTTAAACGCAGAACCATTTAATTTAGAAGAAGCACCACTTTTAAGAGCTTATTTAATTAAAGTAAATGAAAATCAGCATGTATTCTATTTTACAATGCACCATATTATTGGCGACGGATGGTCATCATTAATTTTGCTTAAAGAAATAATCAGCACATATAATAGCTTATTAAATGGAAACCAGACTGAATTAGAAGGGTTAAATATTCAGTTTAAAGACTATGTAGCATGGTCACAAAATGAAACCCATTTAGAGAAAAACAAAATTTCTGAAAACTATTGGTTAGATCAATTTTCTGGTGAATTGCCAGTATTAGAACTGCCAGGTTTTAAAAAACGCCCTTTAATAAAAACTAATAACGGGAACAAGATAGAACACGTTTATTCGGCAGAATTTACTAAAAAATTAAAGTCATTTTCAGAAACTCAAAATGTTACTTTATTCATGACTTTAATGGCAGGAATAAATACACTTTTGTCAAGATATTCAGGGCAGGATGATATTATTGTTGGAACGCCGGTTGCAGGAAGAGAGCACCCGGATTTAGAAAACCAGATTGGTCCTTATTTAAATACTGTTGCTATCCGGACAAAACTAGAAGAGCAGGAAACTTTTACTTCATTATTGTTAAAAGAAAAGCAGCTATTATTAAACTCATATCAGCATCAGGATTATCCTTTTGATGAATTGGTATGGAAATTAAATTTAGCTCAGGATAGCAGCCGTTCATTTTTATTTGATGTTTTAGTAGTATTACAAAACCAAAACCAGGTTGCTAATTTAAATATCAGCGAAGAATTAAGCGGTATAAAAATAGAACCAGTTGATTTTGAAAGCAATTTTTCAAAGTTTGACCTGAACTTTATGTTCATCGAAGCAGAAAACTTAAACCTTTCAATTACTTATAATACAGATATCTACGATCAGTTTTTAATTAAAAGAATGTTTCAGCATTTCGAAATTCTTTTAAACCAGTTTACTGCTAATCCTGATGTCGCTGTCAATAAAGTTGATTATCTGACAGAAAACGAAAAAACACAGTTATTGTTTGATTTCAATGATTTGATTGTAGAGTATCCAAAAGATAAAACTATTGTGGATTTGTTTGAGGAACAAGCTGCTAATAATCCTAATGTTACAGCAATTGCATTTGAGGAAAAAAATATTACTTACGCAGATTTATCTAAAGAAGTAAATGCATTAGCAGCACAGCTTTCTGAACAAAATGTTGAAAGAGGAGATAAAATTATAATTTGTTTTAACAGCCATATCGAAAAAGCAATAACAGGACTATTGGCTGTTTTAAAAATAGGAGCGGTATATGTTCCTGTAGATTCAGATTATCCATTAGAAAGAATCCGTTTTATTGTTGAGGATACCAAAGCAAAATTCGTTATTACAAACAGTTTAGATGCTGTTATTTTTAAAGATGTAAATGCAGATATAATTGCATTAGACGAACAAAAAGAATTTGAAAACAGTAAAGAACTTGTTTTTGAAAAAATCAACATTTCAGATAATGCTTATGTGATTTATACCTCAGGATCTACGGGAAATCCTAAAGGAGTAGTGGTAAGCCATAGAAATATAAACGATTATGTTTTTGGATTAAAATCTAAAATTCAAATACAAAAGAATGACTCTTTTGCCTTAATGTCTACATTGGCTACAGATTTAGGAAACACAGTTCTTTTTGGTTCTTTACTGACTGGAAAAACGCTGCATTTGTTTTCGAAAGACAGTTTAAGAGATGTAAATTATATTCAGGAATATTATGAAAATCATTCTATCGATTGTATTAAAATTGTGCCAAGTTATTGGAAATCATTAAACTTAAAAAGCCAGTCTCCTAACAAGATGATCATTTTTGGCGGAGAAGAGCTGACCGTTGATGTTGTAGAACAAATCAAAAACGAAAAGCCTGCTATTACCATTGTTAATCATTACGGACCTACCGAAACAACTATTGGGAAATTACTTCATGTTGTTGATCTGGAAAATTCATACGATCGTATTCCAATTGGAAGACCGTTCTCGAATACCAATGTATTTGTAGTAGATCAGAACTTTTTACTATGTCCTGTAGGTGTTGAAGGAGAATTGGTTATTGGGGGAGATGGTGTCTCAAATGGTTATTTGAATAATCTGCAATTAACAGAAACGCAATTTGTTAAAGATACACTTCTTCAAACAGAAGCGAAACTTTACAAAACCGGAGATAAAGTAAAACAATTTCCAAATGGTGATATCGAATACTTAGGACGATTTGACGATCAGGTAAAAATAAGAGGGCACAGGATTGAATTAGGAGAAATAAGCAGAAATCTTGCATTAATCGAAGGCATAAGCCAATCTATTGTAACAGTAGGCCAAAATAACGAGGAGAAGTTTTTAATTGCTTATTACGTTTCAGAAACACAGTTAGATAAAAAAGAAATTCAGTCCAGTCTATCTAAAGTACTGCCAGAATATATGGTGCCGTCGTATTATGTGAAGTTAGAAAGTCTGCCTTTAACATCGAATGGAAAAATCAACAGAAAAGCACTTCCTAAAATTTCTGAGAAAGACATTATCCGAAAAGAATATGTAGGGCCAAGAAATAAAACAGAAGAAAAATTAGTTCAAATCTGGCAGGAAATACTAAAAGTAGAAACAATTGGTGTAACTGATAATTTCTTTAATCTTGGCGGACACAGTTTATTAGTTGTTAGAATTCTCAACTTAATCAAAAAAGAAATAGGCTTAAATATTTCTGTAAAAACATTTTTTGAAAATCCTACTATTGATGCCTTATCAGGACAGTTAAAAGGAAAAGAAACAGAATCTTTCTTTATTGAAAAAATTGCTCCTGCTGATTCTTATCCGGTAACGGCTTCGCAAAAAAAGTTTTGGTTAATCAGCCAGTTTGAAGATGCTTCTTTAGCTTATAATATGCTGACTGTTTTTAGACTTGAAGGAAATTTAATTATTCCAAAATTCCAGGAATCGTTTATCCATCTTATCGAAAGACACGAAAGTTTAAGAACTTCTTTCAAACTTAATGAAGATGAAGAATTAAGACAGTTTATAGTGCCTGTTGAAGATCTGGATTTTAGTATCAATTATGTTGATCTCAGCTCTAATGAAACAACCGAAGAAAATTTAGCCGCTTATGTAGAAAAAGAAAATGCGATTCGATTTGATTTAGAAAAAGCACCTCTGGTTCGTGCTTCATTAATAAAAGCCGCTGAAGGTAAATTCGTATTCTTTATATCAATGCATCACATTATTGGAGACGGCTGGTCATCTGAATTATTAGTTGGAGAAGTTGTTTCTATCTACAATGCTCTTATTCAGGAAAGAGAAGTGAATTTACCAGAATTAAGAATTCAGTATAAAGATTATGCAGCCTGGCTTAACAATGAAATTGAAAAAGAAGGATATAAAATTTCAGAGAAATATTGGTTAGATCAATTTTCAGGAAATCTTCCAACTATTGAACTGCCTGGTTCTAAAATAAGACCTTCAGTAAAAACGTATAATGGAGACTATTTAGGTTATGAGTTTTCAGACAGTTTTTCGCAACAGTTAAGAGATTTCTCTACAGAGCAGAATGTATCATTGTTCATGGTATTAACAGCTGGAATCAACACGTTGTTAAGTAAATATACAGGAGAAAATGATATTGTTGTAGGAACTCCGGTTGCAGGAAGAGAACATCCTGATTTAGAAAATCAAATAGGACTTTATTTAAATACGCTGGCTCTAAGAACCAAAATAAATCAAAAAAACAGTTTCTTAGAATTATTGCAGCATGAAAAAGAAGTTATTCTGGGAGCTTACGAAAATCAGCTTTATCCGTTTGATGAATTGATTGATAAACTGCAGTTAAAAAGAGACAGAAGCAAAGCCTTATTATTTGATATACTGATTGTTTTACATAATCAGACAAAATTAAATATGGAAGATGATGAAAAACTGGTAGACCTTTACATTAAACCTTATGCCTCAACACGTAAAACTTCGCAGTTTGATTTGTCATTTAGATTTTCAGACAATGAGAGACTATATCTTGAAATAAATTACAATACAGATATCTACGAAAAATCATTTATCGAAAAAGTATTTACACATTTTGAAGCACTGGTTTTTCAATTAATAACCAAACCAGAAATAAAATTAGAGCTTGTTGATTTTCTATCTGAAGAAGATAAAAGAGAAATCGAAATGAGTGATTACTGGAAATCGGTTTTCAAAAATGAATTTTCAAATGTTGTATTTCCTTTTGAAAAACAAACTCTTGAAAAATTGGATAAGTCAGGAGCTCAGTTTCAGTTTTCTATTAATGAAGAATTAAAAGAAGGATTAGAAAAATTATCAGATTCAAACAGTGGTGATCTTTTTACTTCAGTATTGTTTTCTCTAAAAACGACAGTACGAAAATATATTGAAAATGATGAGGTTGCATTTCATATTTCAATTCCGGAAGAAGCACCTAATGAATGGCATAAATTGGATTTACCATTTGTTACCAATATCAGTAACGACGAATTACTGCTGGATGTTTACAACGATTTGAATTTTAGAATAACTGAGTTAAAGGAAAATCTTTTTACTGATTTTCAATTGGCAAAAAAAACGGCTGATTCTTTTTATAAACAAAATGAAGCTGCAGTTTTCAATATCAAATACAATTATCATAAAAATCATGATTTTCAGGATTGGGTGCAGTTAGAATCAACAGAAGGAAACGAGTTTGAAAAAAGTATCATTTTTAAGGAAGAAGCTGCAATTACTCATAATATGTCATTCGATTTTTATGAAAATGAATCTAGTGTTACCTGTGTACTAACTTATAATGCAGATAAATACGATAAAAATCAGGTTGTGTTATTTATAGAAAGATTCAAAATTGTAATGAACCAGATAGCGAATACCAAAGAACAATTCAGCAAGCTGACAACTCGTGAGATCAGTTTTAATTATCAAAAAGAAAAACAAGCGGGGAAAAGCAAAATGCTATTAGAAGAGAATTTCTAA